The sequence CTTTCCACGTATACCAGAGTTTTAACTAAGAAAATAAGGGAAATACATTATGTAATAAATAGTCTGAGATAAAAGAAATCATCGGTGCGCCTGGCATATACCCTCTCATATCGATCAAGAGGAAAAGAAACCTTGACAGGGAAAGCATCGTCACCCTCTCTCCGATCATGAGAAAAAATCCAAGTGGAACTCGAACGATAAGACTACCAAGACAAGATTATTTCGATCCAAAAGCAATGAGTCTTCCATACATACCCCATCTGAACACCAGACCCATTACTCCATTAGAAACCCAAAAGTGAACCACTCAGTACATACTCAATCTttgttgcttctatttcttcttctctataCTTCTACCATAAGTGACTTGGGGAGATTAAAAAGTGATCGAACCATTCCGGTTCAACAACACCACTATCTCCCTCAAAAAACTCTTCCACCGCATTATAACAGTCCATCATAAACTCGGGATTTTGAGATTTAAACACCTTGTAGTAACCCTCTGGCGTAACTTTAAAAAACGTCTGAAAAGCTCCAGGATCGCTGGCACTGTGTAGGTGGTGATTTCTTCCAAATTTGAGAAATTCTTCAGATGAGTTGAATTCGGTGTAAGGAAGGGTCTTCATAATATAAGCTGGCAAGCCTCGTTTCCAATCAACAGTGTCTATTTGCTGAATGGCATCATATAACATATGATCACTATAACTCATTTTATAATTCACTTTATCAAGAGATTTTGATCTATAACCATCCATCCAATCAGCAAGTCTGATTAAGAAACTCAGACCCTTTTCAGCAATCCAGCAGATTAGATGTCGTTCAATAGATCTTGGATCCTCCTTGAATGCTTGCATCAATTTTGTATTCCTatttttttggaaagaaaaagaaTTGGTATAAATAAGAGATCCTTAAAATCACTGAATACAAGTTAAGCATTTATTTTGACACCCTTCCAACTTTATaggacctactgttggagatgaatttaatcTAGacgggggtctaaaatcctatgtgtcaaaaAAAGTAAGACTCTCAcactctgttggagatgctcttataacTTCGATAGATTTGAAAAAGAATTGGTATAAATAAGAGATCCCTAAAATCACTCAATACAAGTTAAGCATTTGTAACTTCAATAGATTCTATAACGTTTTGTATGAGAAAGGTAAAATTTCAAAATTACTCTACAAATATGACATGTTTCCATAAATACCACTACACATGTGGAATCTTTAAATTTTTCGTGGACCCTAACACTTGCCGCAAAGTCTAGTTCAACAGAAAAGGAATTCAAACTCCTAAATTCGACACTAAagtcttctttttctctcttccttTCGATCACACTTAGACTGAAACTAAAATCTAAGCGAACCATTTTTAAGATTGTTTTTCCTCATTGTAGAAACTAATTTCAATCGTTCTGCATCTTTAATTTacttttatttactttattttattttttatttttttcttaaatataaCCTTAAATTATAATTTGTCAAAACAACAGAGTAAAAACAGATAATCTTAAATATAATATAGGTTGGTTTATAGCTTGGCCCTTTATTTATTTAGCAAATTGTTGCGTAATTATCAGTTAAGCATCATTCAATTTGGGAGCTAAATTTAAATGTAGGATTTCATTTTTTTACCTGTGCGATCCGTCAAATCTGGCGACAAAATCTAACGCCTCAGGAAAGTTATCATAAGGTCCAAGAAGACTCTTGATCACTATCCCAAAATCATAGAAATCTGAAAcacaaattttattaattataataCTTAAAAAAATTACTAATTGATTTGGATGATTATAAATCATTTAATATAATAAACTAAGATAATCACCTTGCTTCCACTTTGATTTATGCTGATTGTAAGTAAACCCCATCAACTTCACTGAAGATATTCTATGTGCATGATTAAGTATGAATACAATGTTGCGTTCTTTAACAGAACCATGGGATACACCTCTCTCCCTCACCTCTTCCAAAGCTTCTGCACCTGATCTGTAGttataataaaaaagaaattacttaaaaTAATTGACAAAGATAAAGTATGATTTATAATGGGTGCTTGAAATTGACCTCGATATTTATTCTCATACTAGTCTTCTTCTTATGATCACATATCAGTGCTTAAATGATGTCTCTGATAGAGCTTCTATAGCCATCTGACTATGTGGCAGCCAGATGGACTAGATCATAAGATGGCTATAGAAGCTCTATCAGAGAAGACATTGGGAAAATAAAGGGAAGAAACGAGCTGAATAACAGATGAGGTTCCTGGTTGTAAGAATGTTAAGAAGATGAATGGAAAGAGAGAGACAATCAGATAAAACATTGCAATTCTAAAAGAAAATCGAGTAACCAAAGCCTTTATTTTCATACTAGTCTTCCTAGTCTTCCGGTTCTGTTTCCTTTCCGTTTTTCTTATGATCATATTAGTGCTGATGTTGGTTTTCATAATAAATCCCATCAACGATGTCTCTGATAGCATCATTTTCTTCATGTTTGATATGAATGATTATAATACATAAATTTGTTTCAAGAAAGAAATTGATCAATACTAATTACAACTAATTAtataaagataacaaaattaagagagaaaggaaaaaaaattacctTATAATGAGTTTCATCAAGTCATCTATTTGGTAAGGATAGAAACCACCTTCCAAATTATACTCATACAGCACCCAATTCTTGAATTTCTCTGGTAAGTTATTTAGAAGATGGTGATAGCCATGAAAAAGGTGATACCATTTGTTACTATATTTTACCTTCCCAATGTAGTTGGGAATATGATTATATTCAGCACCTTCTAAAAATTCTAGAGGAATATATTTATCAACTAATTCATCAGGAACATCCCATCCAACAACTTTAGTTAATCCTAATAATCCTGGATACTCATAAAAAACACCATCTCTGAGAGATCCCTGATCTAGATGTAATGTGAGTGGTGCCATAAGCAAATTCACAACCTCCTCTTCCATacctaaaagaaaaaagatagaaAATCAAAGACATGAACTAATATCCACTGATAAATCCTTTCGAAGAGAAAACATGAAATCTTGATTAAAAAAAACTGAACGAATACCtctgaatgaagaagaagaatcgagTCTAAATTATGAAAAGGCTAGGGTTTTTGTTCTTAATCGGGACTGAATTAAGATTTGGGTGATAATGATAATGGAGAAATTAAACAAGGGTTTTGAAATTTCTGGTGAAATTGAAGAATTAAAGGATATTGATGGGTGACTCAGAGTTCATGATGAAGAATAGGGAAGAATTAATGGTTGctgcagttgaaattagggttgagTTCGATGTTTTGCTGCTACCGGTGAAGACTTTGTGGGTATTTTGAAAGTTTGAGACAATTTGGTGAAATGGGTTTACCCTAGATGCCTTGAATATCAGGTGGTATGAAGATCCATGGTGCTGAGTGACTTCTGAACTCAATTTGTGGgtttttgagagagagagagactttGAGCAGCAAGAACAAGGGTTTGTACCAAGCGATACGTGGGTTCTCTCTATATCACTTTTTTTTCTCCGTATCGCCCAGTTTTACGAACCTGGTAGGTGAAAAAAAGAACCGGTTTTACGAACCTTAGCTAAATGGGGGGTTGTtttactaataataataataataatttgggtcaaaaaaaatttaaaataataataataatttgggtCCTCCTAATCAACGTATTAATCCGGTtgattattgatatgtaatgtTGTTAACCTAAAAATTCACTAGTGTTAATTGATCACAGGACGaggaattttttctttttttataaaaacatAACTTAGAATCCGTAAATGTTCACGCCCCCGTAGACCGATCCAGGCTGATGTTCTGCGTTCACAAAAAAATACGAGGAGCCAGTGCATATTATTTATTAATTACACTATTCAATAGAACCGGTAGTTCTGTATGTACATATAGACTGATTGTTAGACAAAAATAATATTCAACCACCCTATCCAAACTGTGGTGGATTTCATTGGCCCGCTTATTCATAATTGGTAGCATGAGTCGCTAAATAATATCCCACCTAATGATGTCCAGTGCATCATAAACATCCATCTCCCCTAGATAAGCCTCCGGATAGAATCATCTAGTGGTATTCGAAATTTAGAAATTACACCATCGCATCCGGATACAACAAATTAACCCCTTCCCAGTCATCATGTTTCTGCGGACCTTACCATGTCAACTAAaaatacaacttttcttgtggaaagccatcAACGAAGGTCATCCAACCTTGTCCATCTTACATCGCAtcaacttcacaaactcaacatATGCCCTCAATGCAATGCAGACCCGAATCAGATGAGCACTTGCTTATCTGTTGCCCAGTTTCAGTAACCACTCGCAACTCCATAACCACATtgcaaaagcgggggtctaacaaccacactcaatatttcgcttagcaatctgtatggactaactccaataatactttcaagagaatcaactagacagtcagattcaatcttaagaaagtatatcaaagagttatatcttaatttatcaattcaatctgcaatcaaacaaataggaatttgcgagcccgattgaatataagaaataacttgatggtctgaaaaaccaatatccaagtgtcaatcaatttaatcaacaaccaaaggttagattcacaatttattgaacttacgcacaacctgtgatatttcaattatatataaacaaatataatgtggaaaagaaataacacagacaccataagttttgttaacgaggaaaccgcaaatgcagaaaaaccacaagacctagtcctgattttaacatcatattgtattaagccgctacaaacactagcatggtccaagttaacttcggactggaatgtagttgagccataaccaatctcacactcatcaaggtacatttgcgccccttacgtatctgaatcccagcaggactctacgcacttgattcccttaactgatctcacccacaactaagagttgctacgtcccaaagtcgaagacttgataaaccaatctgtgtcacacagaaaaatatattggaccgataaatttgtctcccacagataaacctacgagtttttttccgtcttttgataaatcaaggtgaacacgaacaattgatataccagaattatattcccgaagaaaagcctagaaatatcaatcgcctcacaataagcttaattgtatggtagcgaaacaagatattgtggaatcacaaacgatgagacgaagatgtttgtgattactttttatagtgctctatcggagaataaatctcgagccaatcttaaagaagatagtactcaatcaagatagaatatgcaagatcagatcacgcaactacagagaaaatagttgggtatggcttcacaatcccaatgaattcttcaagtcgttaacctacatgggttcgtgaaaaccctaaagttaaagaagaattaactttagtcgaaactagtatcacacaggaggtgtcgggattaggtttcccagttgctagagttcaccTTTATATAGTCTTGAAATCAGGGTGTTCAGTAAAT comes from Papaver somniferum cultivar HN1 chromosome 7, ASM357369v1, whole genome shotgun sequence and encodes:
- the LOC113296471 gene encoding uncharacterized protein LOC113296471, with the translated sequence MEEEVVNLLMAPLTLHLDQGSLRDGVFYEYPGLLGLTKVVGWDVPDELVDKYIPLEFLEGAEYNHIPNYIGKVKYSNKWYHLFHGYHHLLNNLPEKFKNWVLYEYNLEGGFYPYQIDDLMKLIIRSGAEALEEVREREYLQ